In one window of Corynebacterium incognita DNA:
- a CDS encoding lipocalin family protein, translated as MSRSRFLGRLARTVTAAALLVAVPGLAPAAGAHDVFDGGRLAGGSSQFAQQAIDLPGAPLPETSRTVELNKYAGTWYQVASVPQPYTLQCVRDVTARYAVKDANTISVRNSCGTLTGSPSTIKGTATVKSPASLRVNFPGVPFQDPNGPTNYRITYLAKDYSLAIVGDPDRKSGFVLSRSPRLSASEWDQVRNIVTWRGWNPCTFLTVPMSQGRQDITPVCAL; from the coding sequence ATGTCTCGTTCCCGTTTCCTCGGCCGCCTAGCCCGAACTGTTACCGCCGCCGCACTGCTTGTTGCTGTCCCGGGTCTTGCGCCCGCCGCCGGTGCCCACGATGTCTTTGATGGCGGTCGCCTCGCAGGTGGCTCCAGCCAATTCGCGCAGCAGGCTATCGATCTCCCCGGCGCTCCACTGCCGGAAACGTCCCGAACAGTCGAGCTGAATAAGTACGCGGGTACCTGGTACCAGGTAGCGTCGGTGCCGCAGCCTTACACTCTGCAGTGTGTGCGTGACGTTACGGCCCGCTACGCCGTGAAAGACGCCAACACTATTTCGGTGCGCAATTCCTGCGGCACCCTCACCGGTAGCCCCTCCACCATCAAGGGAACGGCGACCGTCAAGTCCCCCGCGTCCCTGCGGGTGAACTTCCCGGGCGTGCCCTTCCAGGACCCCAATGGCCCGACTAACTACCGCATCACCTACCTGGCCAAGGACTACTCGCTGGCCATCGTCGGCGATCCGGACCGCAAGTCCGGCTTTGTTCTGTCGCGTTCTCCACGCTTGTCCGCAAGCGAGTGGGACCAGGTTCGCAACATCGTGACCTGGCGCGGCTGGAACCCCTGCACCTTCCTGACGGTGCCCATGAGCCAGGGGCGCCAGGATATTACGCCGGTCTGCGCGCTCTAG
- a CDS encoding malate dehydrogenase: MSASATTITVTGAAGNIAYSLLWRIANGDVYGKDVPVNLNLLEIEPALHATEGVAMELFDSAFPLVKNITITADPAQAFDGASAAFLVGAKPRGKGMERADLLTENGKIFGPQGKAINDHAADDVRVVVVGNPANTNALIAANAAPDVPAERFNALMRLDHNRTLSQLADKLGADSTEFEKVAVWGNHSATQFPDLSFATLRGTSVLEQVDKDWYTDELIPRVAKRGAEIIEVRGHSSAASAASAAVDHMHDWIHGTDGWVTAAVPSTGAYDVPEGLIFGVPVTAEGGQWRPVEGLELSDFQRERIAANVAELQAEREAVAHLL; the protein is encoded by the coding sequence ATGTCCGCTTCAGCCACAACCATCACCGTCACGGGAGCCGCCGGGAATATCGCGTATTCGTTGCTGTGGCGCATCGCCAACGGCGACGTCTACGGCAAGGACGTGCCCGTGAACCTCAACCTGCTGGAGATCGAACCGGCACTACACGCCACCGAGGGCGTGGCCATGGAGCTGTTCGACTCCGCGTTCCCGCTGGTCAAAAACATCACCATCACCGCGGACCCGGCGCAGGCCTTCGACGGCGCCTCCGCCGCCTTCCTGGTGGGCGCTAAGCCGCGCGGCAAGGGCATGGAACGCGCGGATCTGCTCACCGAGAACGGCAAGATCTTCGGCCCGCAGGGCAAGGCCATCAACGATCACGCGGCTGACGACGTCCGCGTCGTGGTGGTCGGCAACCCGGCGAACACCAACGCGCTCATCGCGGCGAACGCGGCACCGGACGTCCCGGCGGAGCGCTTCAACGCGCTCATGCGCCTGGATCATAACCGCACCCTGTCGCAGCTGGCGGACAAGCTCGGCGCGGACTCCACCGAGTTTGAGAAGGTAGCGGTGTGGGGCAACCACTCGGCCACCCAGTTCCCTGATCTGAGCTTTGCGACGCTGCGGGGCACGTCTGTGCTCGAGCAGGTGGATAAGGACTGGTACACCGACGAGCTCATCCCGCGCGTGGCCAAGCGCGGCGCGGAGATCATCGAGGTGCGCGGGCATTCCTCGGCGGCGTCCGCGGCATCCGCGGCGGTGGATCACATGCACGACTGGATCCACGGCACCGACGGCTGGGTGACCGCGGCCGTGCCGTCGACCGGCGCTTACGACGTCCCGGAGGGCCTGATCTTCGGTGTGCCCGTGACCGCGGAGGGCGGACAGTGGCGCCCGGTGGAGGGGTTGGAGCTTAGCGATTTTCAGCGCGAGCGCATCGCCGCCAACGTCGCTGAACTCCAGGCTGAGCGCGAGGCAGTAGCGCACCTGCTCTAG
- a CDS encoding ATP-binding protein → MSNYVARTVDQQLERYLRINGAVHVRGPRACGKTSTARQQAASEVRLDRDRELLALAQLSPSQVMMGDTPRLIDEWQVVPSLWNVIRHEVDDRQAKGQFILTGSSNPDDDAQRHPGAGRIMSLDMRTMALWERPHVDTGGVSLSQLFEDPAAAPRDVSWELSVADYVDLMVQGGWPGLQDLDPLDAQEAIDSYLTEMVEHDFPEIGGRRRDPRLFRAFLTAYSHVVAQPTQMVTIRKRMAEFLDRMPAPDSVAQLHDFAARLFMVEDQPAWSPKLRSKTALLQAPKRHLADVSLAASLLGARPGQLLADMETLGFFFESLVVHDLTVAAQAMRARGVFHYRDAKGRDEIDVVVEDRSGQWAGMEVKLSHTQVAAAESNLLRVAGKIAQPPRFLAIIIPSGRAFQLDSGVWVLPLGCLEP, encoded by the coding sequence ATGAGTAATTATGTTGCCCGCACTGTGGATCAGCAGCTCGAGAGGTACCTCCGCATCAACGGGGCCGTCCATGTCCGTGGTCCTCGTGCGTGCGGCAAGACGTCGACTGCCCGTCAGCAGGCCGCATCCGAAGTTCGCCTCGACCGTGACCGAGAACTGCTCGCACTTGCGCAGCTGTCGCCGAGTCAGGTGATGATGGGCGATACCCCGAGATTGATTGACGAATGGCAGGTCGTTCCTTCCTTGTGGAACGTCATCCGCCACGAAGTCGACGATCGGCAAGCCAAAGGCCAGTTTATTCTCACCGGTTCGTCCAACCCAGATGATGACGCCCAGCGACACCCGGGCGCCGGGCGCATTATGAGTCTGGACATGCGCACGATGGCGTTGTGGGAGCGCCCCCACGTGGACACCGGCGGGGTATCGCTGAGCCAACTCTTTGAGGATCCGGCCGCCGCGCCCCGCGACGTGAGTTGGGAGTTGAGCGTCGCCGACTACGTCGATCTTATGGTGCAGGGCGGGTGGCCCGGTTTGCAAGATCTCGATCCGTTGGACGCGCAGGAAGCCATCGATTCCTACCTCACGGAAATGGTTGAGCATGACTTCCCGGAGATAGGCGGCCGCCGCCGCGATCCGCGCCTGTTCCGCGCTTTCCTCACCGCCTACTCCCACGTTGTCGCCCAACCCACGCAAATGGTGACGATCCGCAAACGCATGGCGGAGTTTCTGGATCGGATGCCCGCGCCGGATTCCGTTGCGCAGCTCCATGACTTTGCCGCCCGGCTGTTCATGGTGGAGGACCAACCTGCCTGGTCACCGAAGCTGCGTTCCAAAACCGCCTTGCTGCAGGCACCAAAGCGGCACCTCGCCGACGTCAGCCTTGCCGCATCCTTGCTAGGTGCGCGGCCGGGGCAGCTGCTGGCGGATATGGAGACCTTGGGGTTCTTCTTTGAATCATTGGTCGTCCATGACCTCACCGTGGCGGCGCAGGCGATGCGCGCTCGTGGCGTCTTCCATTACCGGGACGCCAAAGGACGCGACGAGATCGACGTCGTTGTTGAGGACCGCTCCGGACAGTGGGCGGGGATGGAGGTTAAGCTCTCGCACACTCAGGTAGCGGCAGCTGAGAGCAACCTTTTGCGAGTAGCAGGCAAGATTGCCCAGCCGCCACGTTTCCTTGCCATCATCATTCCGTCGGGCCGGGCCTTCCAGCTGG